In Lytechinus variegatus isolate NC3 chromosome 18, Lvar_3.0, whole genome shotgun sequence, a single genomic region encodes these proteins:
- the LOC121431910 gene encoding stomatin-like protein 1 has translation MPRVQYSRLPMADSAESSPAKDSVALDFSSVHNFKSVFSYSKAVPPYLNEVKEYKPPILSSVCSTVVVLLSFILLLLTFPVSGWVAIKMVQQFERIVIFRLGRMKAPQGPGVVLVNPFIDKWQRVDMRTRAFNVPPQQLLTSNGAAISAGAIVYHRIMDVALSIASIQDMNHAMRNLGHTILLNLLSSRELSAIERDKALINAEMQDLMNTATLNWGVEISRAEISEITVIQDAMPASVDFQKVTGVLGQVAGQMAGQMAAGAKPQKGEPPSALASLLSMVTASPNQTPALTMASSPNTYHQPRLTVPHSVPVASNLVELGGNAPATPEQLIQLVQPVLDEQLVEEVGAVFKFNVTGASGGVYYLDLARGAGQVGVGLPPCTPDVTLTMSIEDMRAMFEGELRPAVAYMSGRLELEGDRNIAMTLEKVIGRIREGHR, from the exons ATGCCGCGTGTCCAGTACAGCCGACTGCCAATGGCGGACAGTGCAGAGAGCAGCCCAGCCAAGGATTCGGTGGCTTTAGACTTCAGCTCTGTACACAACTTCAAGTCTGTGTTCTCATACAGCAAGGCTGTCCCACCTTATCTCAATGAAGTGAAAG AATACAAGCCTCCAATCCTATCCTCTGTATGCAGTACTGTGGTTGTTCTCTTGAGTTTTATTTTGCTTCTCTTGACCTTTCCTGTATCAGGATGGGTAGCCATAAAG ATGGTTCAGCAGTTTGAGAGGATTGTTATTTTCAGACTGGGTCGAATGAAAGCACCACAAGGACCAG gagTGGTTCTTGTCAATCCTTTTATTGACAAGTGGCAGAGAGTTGACATGAGAACTAGAGCCTTCAATGTTCCACCGCAACAA CTGTTGACGTCCAATGGCGCTGCCATCTCAGCGGGTGCGATAGTCTACCACCGCATCATGGACGTGGCGCTGTCGATAGCTTCCATCCAGGACATGAACCATGCCATGCGGAACCTTGGGCACACCATCCTCCTCAACCTACTCAGCTCCAGGGAGCTCTCTGCCATCGAACGGGACAAGGCCCTCATCAACGCCGAGATGCAGGATCTCATGAACACTGCCACGTTGAACTGGGGCGTGGAAATCAGCAGAGCAGAAAT TTCTGAGATCACAGTGATTCAAGACGCTATGCCAGCTTCTGTAGACTTCCAGAAGGTGACTGGAGTCCTGGGCCAAGTTGCAGGCCAAATGGCAGGACAGATGGCAG CTGGAGCCAAACCTCAAAAAGGAGAGCCGCCGTCGGCCCTTGCATCCCTCCTCTCCATGGTAACCGCATCACCAAACCAAACCCCTGCCCTCACCATGGCATCCTCCCCTAACACCTACCACCAACCACGCCTTACCGTACCCCATTCTGTACCCGTCGCATCAAACCTGGTGGAGCTGGGGGGTAATGCTCCAGCCACGCCCGAACAACTCATCCAGCTGGTCCAACCGGTATTGGACGAGCAGCTAGTGGAAGAAGTAGGTGCGGTCTTCAAGTTCAACGTGACCGGTGCGAGCGGTGGAGTTTATTATCTGGATTTAGCAAGAG GTGCAGGTCAGGTAGGTGTTGGACTACCCCCTTGCACACCCGATGTCACCCTAACCATGTCTATTGAGGACATGCGGGCCATGTTTGAGGGAGAGCTACGCCCCGCTGTGGCCTACATGTCGGGTCGCCTGGAGCTGGAAGGGGATAGGAATATCGCCATGACACTGGAGAAAGTCATCGGTAGAATACGAGAGGGCCACAGGTGA